The Temnothorax longispinosus isolate EJ_2023e chromosome 12, Tlon_JGU_v1, whole genome shotgun sequence genome includes a window with the following:
- the Ninab gene encoding carotenoid isomerooxygenase isoform X1, with amino-acid sequence MRIRPRAVSSSVFVLLVRHTFPTKMFKACFTMKNTKPLPMLYDIKDLFPHDDINENETSPDAEGNYYANCDTSVWMRSCEKEVIEPLRSTEIIGAIPKWLKGTLLRNGPGNLKVGNYCYQHLFDSSALLHRFGIADGEVTYQRRFVQTEVYKRNMAAQRIVFNEFGTNATPDPCQTIFHRVATVFNPNKTLSDNSMISVYPFGDEYYTFTEAPVMHRIDPKNLETINRVNVSEHVNIVNHTSHPHVMTDGTVYNVGLSVTPTGPRYNVVRFSPSSATADNSRKEKERSMFDQATIVTSVPSRWMLNPSYMHTFGITENFFIIVEQPLSISFVKMTMSHFKQEPMINSFKWHDNESTLIHVISRETGQLVKTFVAETFFYLHIINQFETHDKEYVVLDVCCYRNPKMLEYMYIDAMKSMHGNPDFSKLFRARPLRFVLPMKKPSSDTLPEHNLIATKTVYQSMEVSQSVNGESVDRRPSYDINSNADEIAYDSRAKYWQKKHKNALLRKPTAHRLHDGRIFVKPELLCDVGCETPRINTDLHLGKEYRYFYAISCDMDLENPGTLIKVDTVRKTKKLWQENGIYPSEPIFVPNPNGKNEDDGVVVSSLVWAEKETQVGLLILDAVTFTEIARATFNTPGPVPKCLHGWFSLDK; translated from the exons ATGCGAATTCGACCAAGAGCGGTGTCGTCGTCAGTATTCGTCCTTCTTGTGCGTCACACGTTTCCTACCAAGATGTTCAAGGCTTGCTTCACAATGAAAAATACCAAGCCGCTACCTATGTTGTACGATATTAAAGATCTGTTCCCG CATGatgatataaatgaaaatgagACATCACCTGATGCGGAAGGGAATTATTACGCCAACTGCGACACCTCGGTGTGGATGAGAAGCTGCGAGAAGGAAGTGATCGAGCCTCTACGATCGACCGAGATCATCGGCGCCATCCCCAAATGGCTGAAGGGCACCCTGCTGCGAAACGGCCCGGGCAATCTAAAAGTGGGCAATTACTGCTATCAGCATCTCTTCGACAGCTCTGCCTTGCTACACAg ATTCGGTATCGCGGACGGTGAGGTCACCTATCAGCGGCGATTCGTCCAAACTGAGGTGTACAAGAGAAACATGGCAGCTCAGAGGATAGTCTTCAACGAGTTCGGTACGAACGCGACGCCGGATCCCTGTCAGACTATATTCCACag AGTGGCCACAGTGTTTAATCCGAACAAAACACTATCCGACAATTCCATGATTTCGGTGTACCCGTTCGGTGACGAATATTACACGTTCACGGAAGCGCCGGTGATGCACAGGATCGATCCGAAGAATTTAGAGACGATAAACAGG GTAAATGTGTCCGAGCACGTTAACATCGTAAATCACACCTCACATCCTCACGTTATGACCGACGGTACGGTTTATAATGTAGGACTAAGCGTAACGCCGACGGGGCCTCGATACAACGTCGTACGCTTCTCTCCTAGTAGCGCGACTGCTG ATAATtctagaaaagaaaaggaacgCTCCATGTTCGATCAAGCGACGATCGTGACCAGTGTGCCGAGCAGGTGGATGCTGAATCCATCATACATGCACACCTTCGGCATCACCGAGAATTTCTTCATCATTGTGGAACAACCACTGTCGATCTCTTTTGTCAAGATGACGATGAGCCACTTCAAACAAGAACCAATGATCAATTCCTTTAAGTGGCACGATAACGAAAGC ACTCTCATCCACGTGATCTCGAGGGAGACGGGCCAACTGGTGAAGACGTTCGTCGCGGAAACGTTTTTCTACCTACACATTATCAATCAGTTCGAGACTCACGACAAGGAGTACGTCGTTCTAGACGTGTGCTGTTATCGTAACCCGAAGATGTTAGAGTACATGTACATCGACGCGATGAAA AGTATGCATGGAAACCCCGATTTCTCGAAGCTGTTCCGCGCCAGACCGCTTCGTTTCGTACTTCCGATGAAGAAACCGAGCTCAGACACGCTACCGGAACACAATCTCATCGCGACTAAAACGGTGTATCAGAGCATGGAGGTGTCACAGAGTGTCAACGGCGAGTCTGTCGATCGTAGGCCGAGCTATGACATCAACAGTAATGCGGACGAAATTGCGTACGACAGCAGAGCTAAGTACTGGCaaaaaaagcataaaaacGCTCTGTTGAGGAAACCGACCGCTCACCGACTTCACGACGGCAGGATTTTCGTGAAGCCAGAGCTTCTCTGCGATGTCGGTTGCGAGACTCCGCGGATAAACACGGATTTACATCTCGGCAAAGAGTATCGGTACTTCTACGCGATCTCCTGCGATATGGACCTGGAAAATCCTGGAACG CTTATCAAAGTCGACACCGTCCGAAAAACCAAGAAATTATGGCAGGAAAATGGTATTTACCCAAGCGAACCAATTTTCGTGCCGAATCCCAATGGAAAG AACGAGGACGACGGGGTGGTTGTGAGCTCGCTCGTCTGGGCGGAGAAGGAGACTCAAGTCGGTTTGTTGATCTTGGACGCTGTAACATTTACGGAAATCGCGAGGGCTACCTTCAACACACCGGGACCAGTGCCTAAATGTCTGCACGGTTGGTTCAGTCTGGACAAGTAA
- the Ninab gene encoding carotenoid isomerooxygenase isoform X2 yields MECVNLVTSSNESLSHTSNVLNNFEHAKCGKLKSKFHHDDINENETSPDAEGNYYANCDTSVWMRSCEKEVIEPLRSTEIIGAIPKWLKGTLLRNGPGNLKVGNYCYQHLFDSSALLHRFGIADGEVTYQRRFVQTEVYKRNMAAQRIVFNEFGTNATPDPCQTIFHRVATVFNPNKTLSDNSMISVYPFGDEYYTFTEAPVMHRIDPKNLETINRVNVSEHVNIVNHTSHPHVMTDGTVYNVGLSVTPTGPRYNVVRFSPSSATADNSRKEKERSMFDQATIVTSVPSRWMLNPSYMHTFGITENFFIIVEQPLSISFVKMTMSHFKQEPMINSFKWHDNESTLIHVISRETGQLVKTFVAETFFYLHIINQFETHDKEYVVLDVCCYRNPKMLEYMYIDAMKSMHGNPDFSKLFRARPLRFVLPMKKPSSDTLPEHNLIATKTVYQSMEVSQSVNGESVDRRPSYDINSNADEIAYDSRAKYWQKKHKNALLRKPTAHRLHDGRIFVKPELLCDVGCETPRINTDLHLGKEYRYFYAISCDMDLENPGTLIKVDTVRKTKKLWQENGIYPSEPIFVPNPNGKNEDDGVVVSSLVWAEKETQVGLLILDAVTFTEIARATFNTPGPVPKCLHGWFSLDK; encoded by the exons atGGAATGTGTAAATCTCGTAACATCGTCCAATGAGTCGTTGTCCCACACATCAAACGTGCTAAATAATTTCGAGCACGCAAAATGTGGAAAGTTGAAATCAAAATTTCAT CATGatgatataaatgaaaatgagACATCACCTGATGCGGAAGGGAATTATTACGCCAACTGCGACACCTCGGTGTGGATGAGAAGCTGCGAGAAGGAAGTGATCGAGCCTCTACGATCGACCGAGATCATCGGCGCCATCCCCAAATGGCTGAAGGGCACCCTGCTGCGAAACGGCCCGGGCAATCTAAAAGTGGGCAATTACTGCTATCAGCATCTCTTCGACAGCTCTGCCTTGCTACACAg ATTCGGTATCGCGGACGGTGAGGTCACCTATCAGCGGCGATTCGTCCAAACTGAGGTGTACAAGAGAAACATGGCAGCTCAGAGGATAGTCTTCAACGAGTTCGGTACGAACGCGACGCCGGATCCCTGTCAGACTATATTCCACag AGTGGCCACAGTGTTTAATCCGAACAAAACACTATCCGACAATTCCATGATTTCGGTGTACCCGTTCGGTGACGAATATTACACGTTCACGGAAGCGCCGGTGATGCACAGGATCGATCCGAAGAATTTAGAGACGATAAACAGG GTAAATGTGTCCGAGCACGTTAACATCGTAAATCACACCTCACATCCTCACGTTATGACCGACGGTACGGTTTATAATGTAGGACTAAGCGTAACGCCGACGGGGCCTCGATACAACGTCGTACGCTTCTCTCCTAGTAGCGCGACTGCTG ATAATtctagaaaagaaaaggaacgCTCCATGTTCGATCAAGCGACGATCGTGACCAGTGTGCCGAGCAGGTGGATGCTGAATCCATCATACATGCACACCTTCGGCATCACCGAGAATTTCTTCATCATTGTGGAACAACCACTGTCGATCTCTTTTGTCAAGATGACGATGAGCCACTTCAAACAAGAACCAATGATCAATTCCTTTAAGTGGCACGATAACGAAAGC ACTCTCATCCACGTGATCTCGAGGGAGACGGGCCAACTGGTGAAGACGTTCGTCGCGGAAACGTTTTTCTACCTACACATTATCAATCAGTTCGAGACTCACGACAAGGAGTACGTCGTTCTAGACGTGTGCTGTTATCGTAACCCGAAGATGTTAGAGTACATGTACATCGACGCGATGAAA AGTATGCATGGAAACCCCGATTTCTCGAAGCTGTTCCGCGCCAGACCGCTTCGTTTCGTACTTCCGATGAAGAAACCGAGCTCAGACACGCTACCGGAACACAATCTCATCGCGACTAAAACGGTGTATCAGAGCATGGAGGTGTCACAGAGTGTCAACGGCGAGTCTGTCGATCGTAGGCCGAGCTATGACATCAACAGTAATGCGGACGAAATTGCGTACGACAGCAGAGCTAAGTACTGGCaaaaaaagcataaaaacGCTCTGTTGAGGAAACCGACCGCTCACCGACTTCACGACGGCAGGATTTTCGTGAAGCCAGAGCTTCTCTGCGATGTCGGTTGCGAGACTCCGCGGATAAACACGGATTTACATCTCGGCAAAGAGTATCGGTACTTCTACGCGATCTCCTGCGATATGGACCTGGAAAATCCTGGAACG CTTATCAAAGTCGACACCGTCCGAAAAACCAAGAAATTATGGCAGGAAAATGGTATTTACCCAAGCGAACCAATTTTCGTGCCGAATCCCAATGGAAAG AACGAGGACGACGGGGTGGTTGTGAGCTCGCTCGTCTGGGCGGAGAAGGAGACTCAAGTCGGTTTGTTGATCTTGGACGCTGTAACATTTACGGAAATCGCGAGGGCTACCTTCAACACACCGGGACCAGTGCCTAAATGTCTGCACGGTTGGTTCAGTCTGGACAAGTAA
- the Ninab gene encoding carotenoid isomerooxygenase isoform X3: MRSCEKEVIEPLRSTEIIGAIPKWLKGTLLRNGPGNLKVGNYCYQHLFDSSALLHRFGIADGEVTYQRRFVQTEVYKRNMAAQRIVFNEFGTNATPDPCQTIFHRVATVFNPNKTLSDNSMISVYPFGDEYYTFTEAPVMHRIDPKNLETINRVNVSEHVNIVNHTSHPHVMTDGTVYNVGLSVTPTGPRYNVVRFSPSSATADNSRKEKERSMFDQATIVTSVPSRWMLNPSYMHTFGITENFFIIVEQPLSISFVKMTMSHFKQEPMINSFKWHDNESTLIHVISRETGQLVKTFVAETFFYLHIINQFETHDKEYVVLDVCCYRNPKMLEYMYIDAMKSMHGNPDFSKLFRARPLRFVLPMKKPSSDTLPEHNLIATKTVYQSMEVSQSVNGESVDRRPSYDINSNADEIAYDSRAKYWQKKHKNALLRKPTAHRLHDGRIFVKPELLCDVGCETPRINTDLHLGKEYRYFYAISCDMDLENPGTLIKVDTVRKTKKLWQENGIYPSEPIFVPNPNGKNEDDGVVVSSLVWAEKETQVGLLILDAVTFTEIARATFNTPGPVPKCLHGWFSLDK, encoded by the exons ATGAGAAGCTGCGAGAAGGAAGTGATCGAGCCTCTACGATCGACCGAGATCATCGGCGCCATCCCCAAATGGCTGAAGGGCACCCTGCTGCGAAACGGCCCGGGCAATCTAAAAGTGGGCAATTACTGCTATCAGCATCTCTTCGACAGCTCTGCCTTGCTACACAg ATTCGGTATCGCGGACGGTGAGGTCACCTATCAGCGGCGATTCGTCCAAACTGAGGTGTACAAGAGAAACATGGCAGCTCAGAGGATAGTCTTCAACGAGTTCGGTACGAACGCGACGCCGGATCCCTGTCAGACTATATTCCACag AGTGGCCACAGTGTTTAATCCGAACAAAACACTATCCGACAATTCCATGATTTCGGTGTACCCGTTCGGTGACGAATATTACACGTTCACGGAAGCGCCGGTGATGCACAGGATCGATCCGAAGAATTTAGAGACGATAAACAGG GTAAATGTGTCCGAGCACGTTAACATCGTAAATCACACCTCACATCCTCACGTTATGACCGACGGTACGGTTTATAATGTAGGACTAAGCGTAACGCCGACGGGGCCTCGATACAACGTCGTACGCTTCTCTCCTAGTAGCGCGACTGCTG ATAATtctagaaaagaaaaggaacgCTCCATGTTCGATCAAGCGACGATCGTGACCAGTGTGCCGAGCAGGTGGATGCTGAATCCATCATACATGCACACCTTCGGCATCACCGAGAATTTCTTCATCATTGTGGAACAACCACTGTCGATCTCTTTTGTCAAGATGACGATGAGCCACTTCAAACAAGAACCAATGATCAATTCCTTTAAGTGGCACGATAACGAAAGC ACTCTCATCCACGTGATCTCGAGGGAGACGGGCCAACTGGTGAAGACGTTCGTCGCGGAAACGTTTTTCTACCTACACATTATCAATCAGTTCGAGACTCACGACAAGGAGTACGTCGTTCTAGACGTGTGCTGTTATCGTAACCCGAAGATGTTAGAGTACATGTACATCGACGCGATGAAA AGTATGCATGGAAACCCCGATTTCTCGAAGCTGTTCCGCGCCAGACCGCTTCGTTTCGTACTTCCGATGAAGAAACCGAGCTCAGACACGCTACCGGAACACAATCTCATCGCGACTAAAACGGTGTATCAGAGCATGGAGGTGTCACAGAGTGTCAACGGCGAGTCTGTCGATCGTAGGCCGAGCTATGACATCAACAGTAATGCGGACGAAATTGCGTACGACAGCAGAGCTAAGTACTGGCaaaaaaagcataaaaacGCTCTGTTGAGGAAACCGACCGCTCACCGACTTCACGACGGCAGGATTTTCGTGAAGCCAGAGCTTCTCTGCGATGTCGGTTGCGAGACTCCGCGGATAAACACGGATTTACATCTCGGCAAAGAGTATCGGTACTTCTACGCGATCTCCTGCGATATGGACCTGGAAAATCCTGGAACG CTTATCAAAGTCGACACCGTCCGAAAAACCAAGAAATTATGGCAGGAAAATGGTATTTACCCAAGCGAACCAATTTTCGTGCCGAATCCCAATGGAAAG AACGAGGACGACGGGGTGGTTGTGAGCTCGCTCGTCTGGGCGGAGAAGGAGACTCAAGTCGGTTTGTTGATCTTGGACGCTGTAACATTTACGGAAATCGCGAGGGCTACCTTCAACACACCGGGACCAGTGCCTAAATGTCTGCACGGTTGGTTCAGTCTGGACAAGTAA